One Pseudorhodoplanes sinuspersici DNA segment encodes these proteins:
- a CDS encoding baseplate multidomain protein megatron, translated as MASLVLSTAGGAAGGALFGTVGAMAGRLAGAVAGSLIDQSLFGSSGTQQTREGPRLRDLDVMVSTEGAPIQRVYGRARIAGQVIWATALQEAIDTRTETTGGGGGKGGGGSAASQPVTTKTTTYSYYANIAVGLCEGPIGHVARVFADGKLLDLKRINYRVYRGDDDQPADPLIVAKEGADNAPAYRGLAYIVFERLPVAQFGNRIPQLSFEVMRPVGALEQQIRAVTLIPGATEFGYEPSTVVRVMGKGKSAPENRHVSYADSDVVASLDELQATCPNLERVAIVVTWFGNDLRAGECRIRPGIDNREKETHGATWSVAGVNRNNAYRVSVVDDRPAFGGTPSDASVRHLIEELKSRGLKVTLYPFVMMDVPPDNALPDPWTGEAPQPAFPWRGEITCFPAPGVEGSPDGTSAAGAQVDAFFDAGGGAGWNHRRFILHYATLAKEAGGVDAFLIGSEMKSLTRVRAASGVYPAVGQFVALASDVKEILGNDTVVTYAADWTEYGAHVVDAGANEVRFPLDPLWASPDIDAIGIDYYPPLSDWRDTPDHADRALADTIHDREYLAANVNGGEAFDFYYADAAARATQTRTPITDGLGKPWIYRQKDIWNFWSQPHHERVGGVELGSATAWVPQSKPIWLTETGCSAVDKGSNQPSVFPDAKSSVGGFPHFSNKRRDDLIQRRFLEAVLGVFADESDLNPVSPLYGGRMVDPSGIHIWTWDARPYPIFPAVTDVWSDGPNWETGHWLTGRLGASNMEGLMSAILSDAGVVSCDVSALGEGPDGYVIDRPMSARAAIEPLAQVYAFDAAEEDGQLVFRPRGGVPVIELAESDCVLGDKGAPLRLLRAQETELPRAVALGFTDLQNDYRRSAATSRRLVGGSSRLTQNDLAIVTNGVSAERRADIWLQDVWAGRESANFALPPSLLSLSPGDVIALTVDGRRRLLEVSEIVDTQSRAVKARSIDPEIFNLPLAPASVTAPSVPPAIGPVEVRLLDLPSFNGEEPVVLTRAAIFADPWPGPVAIWRSRDGASYEQVATAVAPAIVGEMIDPLPRGPLGCFDDANRVRVQLFGGVLASVSDQTLLGGANLAALQGPTGAYEIFQFANAELVGNGTYELSRLLRGQGGSEWSMADLLEEGATFVLLDQQLVPVARGLEMLGRPLSLRIGAASRDHGDIAAVTAEATPQAIALRPYAPVHLRATRGADGITLSWIRRTRVSGDSWETLDVPLGEDGERYEIDILDGDVVKRVLQSATTSVTYSSDDEIDDFGGALDTISVRIAQMSATVGRGVATEVALAVA; from the coding sequence ATGGCATCACTCGTTCTGTCCACCGCAGGCGGTGCCGCCGGCGGCGCATTGTTCGGCACCGTCGGCGCGATGGCGGGGCGGCTCGCTGGCGCTGTGGCCGGCAGCCTGATCGACCAATCGCTGTTCGGTAGCAGCGGCACCCAGCAAACGCGCGAAGGGCCGCGGCTGCGCGATCTCGACGTGATGGTGTCGACTGAAGGCGCGCCGATTCAGCGCGTGTATGGCCGTGCACGCATTGCCGGTCAGGTGATCTGGGCAACGGCGCTGCAGGAAGCGATCGACACCCGCACCGAAACGACAGGCGGCGGAGGCGGAAAGGGCGGCGGCGGAAGCGCGGCGTCTCAGCCGGTGACCACCAAGACGACAACCTATTCCTATTATGCCAACATCGCCGTCGGCCTTTGCGAAGGCCCGATCGGTCATGTCGCGCGCGTGTTTGCCGACGGCAAGCTGCTGGACCTCAAACGCATCAACTATCGTGTGTATCGCGGCGATGATGATCAGCCCGCCGATCCGCTGATCGTTGCGAAGGAAGGCGCGGACAATGCGCCGGCGTATCGCGGCCTCGCTTATATCGTGTTCGAGCGGTTGCCGGTCGCGCAATTCGGCAATCGCATTCCGCAATTGTCGTTCGAGGTCATGCGTCCGGTCGGTGCACTGGAGCAGCAGATCCGCGCGGTGACCTTGATCCCGGGTGCGACGGAGTTTGGCTACGAGCCATCCACTGTCGTTCGTGTCATGGGCAAGGGCAAGTCGGCGCCGGAGAACCGTCATGTGTCCTATGCGGATTCCGATGTCGTTGCGTCGCTCGATGAATTACAGGCGACGTGTCCCAATCTCGAGCGGGTCGCGATCGTCGTGACCTGGTTCGGCAACGATCTGCGCGCCGGCGAGTGCCGCATCAGACCGGGCATCGACAATCGCGAAAAGGAGACGCATGGCGCGACATGGTCCGTTGCCGGGGTGAATCGCAATAATGCCTATCGCGTGTCCGTAGTCGACGATCGTCCGGCCTTTGGCGGCACGCCGTCCGACGCCAGCGTGCGGCATCTCATTGAGGAGCTGAAGAGCCGCGGGCTCAAGGTGACGCTTTATCCCTTCGTGATGATGGATGTGCCGCCGGATAATGCGTTGCCCGATCCGTGGACTGGCGAGGCGCCGCAGCCGGCATTTCCGTGGCGTGGCGAGATCACCTGTTTCCCTGCGCCCGGCGTGGAGGGGTCACCGGACGGCACCAGCGCAGCCGGTGCGCAAGTCGATGCTTTCTTCGATGCGGGGGGCGGGGCCGGCTGGAATCATCGCCGCTTCATCCTGCATTACGCGACGCTGGCGAAAGAGGCCGGCGGCGTCGATGCCTTTCTCATCGGCTCGGAGATGAAGAGCCTGACGCGCGTGCGTGCGGCTTCCGGTGTGTATCCGGCGGTTGGTCAATTCGTCGCGCTGGCGTCCGATGTGAAGGAGATTCTCGGCAACGACACCGTCGTCACCTATGCCGCCGACTGGACCGAATACGGTGCGCATGTGGTCGATGCCGGGGCGAACGAAGTCCGCTTTCCGCTCGACCCGTTATGGGCGTCGCCGGATATCGATGCAATCGGTATCGATTATTATCCGCCGCTGTCGGATTGGCGCGATACCCCCGATCATGCCGACCGCGCCTTGGCCGATACGATCCATGATCGCGAGTATCTCGCGGCCAATGTGAATGGCGGGGAGGCGTTCGATTTCTATTATGCGGATGCCGCCGCGCGAGCCACGCAAACGCGCACGCCGATCACCGACGGGCTCGGCAAGCCCTGGATCTATCGGCAGAAAGACATCTGGAATTTCTGGTCGCAGCCGCATCATGAGCGCGTCGGTGGGGTGGAGCTCGGCAGCGCGACGGCATGGGTGCCGCAATCGAAACCGATCTGGCTGACCGAAACCGGATGCTCGGCGGTGGACAAGGGCTCGAACCAGCCGAGCGTGTTTCCCGATGCGAAGTCATCGGTCGGCGGCTTTCCTCACTTTTCGAACAAACGCCGCGACGATCTGATCCAGCGGCGCTTTCTCGAAGCGGTGCTGGGCGTCTTCGCCGACGAGAGCGACCTCAATCCGGTGTCACCTTTATACGGTGGCCGAATGGTCGATCCGTCCGGTATCCATATCTGGACCTGGGACGCGCGGCCCTATCCGATTTTCCCAGCGGTCACCGACGTGTGGAGCGATGGACCAAACTGGGAAACCGGTCATTGGCTCACCGGCCGGCTGGGGGCGTCCAATATGGAAGGGCTGATGTCGGCCATCCTGTCCGATGCCGGCGTCGTTTCTTGCGATGTCAGTGCGCTCGGCGAAGGACCGGATGGTTACGTCATCGACCGGCCGATGAGCGCCCGCGCCGCGATCGAGCCTTTGGCGCAAGTTTACGCGTTCGATGCGGCCGAGGAGGACGGTCAACTCGTTTTTCGCCCGCGCGGCGGCGTGCCGGTGATCGAACTCGCGGAAAGTGATTGCGTGCTCGGAGACAAGGGGGCGCCGCTGCGCCTTCTGCGCGCGCAGGAAACCGAATTGCCGCGTGCGGTGGCGCTCGGCTTTACCGACTTACAGAACGATTATCGGCGATCGGCGGCCACATCGCGGCGGCTGGTCGGCGGATCGTCGCGATTGACACAGAACGATCTTGCTATCGTCACCAACGGTGTGTCGGCCGAGCGCCGCGCGGACATCTGGCTGCAGGACGTCTGGGCCGGTCGGGAGAGTGCCAACTTCGCCTTGCCGCCAAGTCTGCTGTCGCTTTCGCCGGGTGACGTGATCGCGCTGACGGTCGATGGCCGGCGGCGCTTGCTCGAGGTGAGCGAGATCGTCGATACGCAATCGCGTGCGGTGAAGGCGCGCTCGATCGATCCTGAAATCTTCAACCTGCCATTGGCGCCGGCCAGCGTAACCGCGCCTTCGGTGCCGCCGGCCATCGGCCCGGTGGAAGTTCGATTGCTCGATCTGCCATCGTTCAATGGCGAAGAGCCTGTCGTGCTGACGCGGGCGGCGATCTTTGCCGATCCGTGGCCCGGTCCCGTTGCGATCTGGCGCTCACGCGATGGCGCGTCCTATGAGCAAGTCGCTACCGCTGTGGCGCCGGCGATTGTCGGCGAGATGATCGATCCCTTGCCGCGCGGCCCTCTCGGGTGTTTCGACGATGCAAACCGCGTTCGCGTGCAGCTCTTTGGCGGTGTCCTGGCGTCGGTGTCGGACCAGACGTTGCTGGGCGGTGCGAACCTTGCCGCGTTGCAGGGGCCGACTGGCGCATACGAGATCTTTCAGTTTGCCAATGCCGAACTGGTTGGCAACGGCACTTACGAATTATCGCGGCTATTGCGCGGGCAGGGTGGCAGCGAATGGTCCATGGCCGACCTGCTGGAAGAGGGCGCGACCTTTGTCTTGCTCGATCAGCAACTTGTGCCGGTGGCGCGCGGTCTCGAAATGCTCGGCCGTCCGCTCTCGCTCCGGATTGGCGCGGCCAGCCGCGATCATGGCGATATCGCCGCAGTGACAGCGGAGGCAACGCCACAGGCGATTGCCTTGCGTCCTTATGCCCCTGTGCATCTGCGGGCGACGCGCGGCGCGGACGGCATCACGCTGTCGTGGATCCGGCGGACGCGGGTGAGCGGCGATTCCTGGGAAACGCTCGATGTGCCGCTTGGTGAGGATGGGGAGCGCTACGAGATTGACATTCTTGACGGCGATGTCGTGAAGCGTGTGCTGCAATCGGCGACGACGAGCGTCACGTATTCAAGCGATGACGAGATTGACGATTTCGGCGGCGCTCTCGATACGATCTCGGTACGGATCGCGCAGATGTCTGCGACCGTGGGACGTGGTGTTGCGACAGAGGTGGCTCTTGCGGTGGCGTGA
- a CDS encoding DUF2793 domain-containing protein encodes MTNSLHLALPYIAAAQAQKHVTHNEALRILDALVMLAVDDRDLSSPPGAPAEGSRYLVKPAGSGGFAGKDNQIAHFRDGAFAFFAPQPGWIAYVIDEGVTLVFDGSNWVPLLGAAPQLQNVSRLGLAATADAINPLSARLNSALFAAKTVADGGNGDLRYTLSKESVAKTLSLLFQNDFYSRAEIGLTGDDDFHVKVSDDGATWREGIVVASDTGKVSFPQGAVGIREKLTAARTYYVRTDGSDANDGLVNSAGGAFLTIQKAIDIVFGTLDLDAFNATIQLGDGTYTVGGNATAPRLGTGTVTIQGNATHPQNVIVNASSVGCFRAASGASLIVKDMELRTTGGTNCLVASVGGFMQFGNVRFGTSGSSHMRAEIGGLVEAIGNYSIVGNAGSHINMGLCGVVRISGRTVMQIGNPTFSGAFVLGTTAGMAVLNGNTFTGAANGKRYDVTLNAGVNVTGAGVNYLPGDAAGTTATGGQYG; translated from the coding sequence ATGACCAATTCATTGCATCTGGCGTTGCCTTATATCGCAGCCGCGCAGGCACAAAAGCACGTCACGCACAACGAGGCACTGCGCATTCTCGACGCCCTCGTGATGCTGGCGGTTGACGACCGCGACTTGTCGTCGCCTCCCGGCGCGCCGGCGGAAGGTTCGCGATATCTGGTGAAGCCCGCCGGAAGTGGTGGCTTTGCCGGGAAGGACAACCAGATTGCGCATTTTCGCGACGGCGCCTTTGCTTTTTTCGCGCCGCAGCCCGGCTGGATTGCCTATGTGATCGACGAGGGCGTAACGCTTGTTTTTGACGGCAGCAACTGGGTGCCGCTGCTGGGCGCGGCGCCACAATTGCAGAATGTGTCTCGCCTGGGATTAGCCGCGACTGCCGATGCCATCAATCCATTGTCGGCGCGTCTCAACAGCGCGTTGTTTGCGGCGAAAACGGTGGCCGATGGCGGCAACGGCGATCTGCGCTACACGCTCTCCAAGGAAAGCGTCGCCAAAACCCTCTCTCTTTTGTTTCAGAATGATTTCTATAGCCGCGCCGAGATTGGCTTGACCGGCGACGACGATTTTCATGTCAAGGTGTCTGATGACGGTGCGACCTGGCGCGAGGGCATCGTGGTCGCGTCTGACACGGGGAAGGTGAGTTTTCCGCAAGGCGCCGTCGGCATTCGTGAGAAGCTGACAGCGGCTCGCACTTATTATGTGCGAACCGACGGGAGCGATGCCAACGATGGTCTGGTCAACAGCGCAGGAGGCGCTTTTCTCACCATCCAAAAGGCGATCGATATTGTTTTTGGAACGCTCGATCTCGATGCCTTCAATGCTACGATCCAGCTTGGCGACGGCACCTATACCGTCGGCGGCAATGCTACGGCGCCGCGGCTCGGCACCGGCACAGTGACCATTCAGGGCAATGCGACGCATCCTCAGAATGTGATTGTGAATGCGTCTTCGGTCGGCTGTTTTCGCGCGGCATCAGGAGCGTCCCTGATCGTCAAGGATATGGAATTGCGGACGACAGGCGGGACCAATTGTCTGGTCGCCAGCGTCGGCGGGTTCATGCAATTCGGCAATGTCCGGTTTGGGACCAGCGGATCCTCTCATATGCGGGCGGAGATCGGCGGGCTGGTGGAGGCGATCGGGAATTATTCCATCGTCGGCAATGCCGGATCTCATATCAATATGGGTCTTTGCGGAGTTGTTCGGATCTCCGGTCGGACGGTCATGCAGATCGGTAACCCCACCTTCAGCGGCGCCTTTGTGCTGGGAACGACAGCAGGGATGGCGGTGCTGAACGGAAATACCTTCACCGGTGCGGCAAACGGGAAACGCTACGACGTGACCCTGAATGCCGGGGTCAATGTGACGGGCGCCGGAGTCAATTATCTGCCAGGCGACGCCGCCGGAACGACGGCAACGGGCGGGCAATATGGATAA
- a CDS encoding metallophosphoesterase family protein yields the protein MTKSLRILIVSDVHHRYVDARPKLCSQGLQLLEPVVSQTMAGEYDLLVDLGDRIEDLGPEEDIGLAKDIAAVFMQARVPRVHLMGNHDSYFLTAQHWSDILQTEIGSKIMEIAGYRLIFFCPDVDNQRGRHDYNLAPSELEWLSGALQSPLPSIVFSHVPLLAGPLFGNYYFEGKRGRAEFLNAAEARMMLSNSNAILSLSGHVHWNTWHSLDGVHYVTLQSLTESFTTHPLPAGANTVLEIGEDISIDVGGLDRMQLRQRLRRSGRQWLKR from the coding sequence ATGACCAAGTCTCTCCGTATTCTCATCGTGTCCGATGTTCACCACAGATATGTCGATGCGCGGCCGAAGCTCTGCTCACAGGGGCTACAGCTTCTCGAACCTGTCGTTTCACAGACGATGGCTGGTGAATACGATCTTCTAGTCGACCTTGGGGACCGGATTGAAGATCTAGGACCTGAAGAAGATATCGGGCTGGCCAAGGATATCGCCGCAGTCTTCATGCAGGCCCGCGTGCCACGCGTCCACCTGATGGGAAACCACGACAGCTATTTCCTGACGGCTCAGCACTGGTCCGACATCCTGCAGACAGAGATCGGATCAAAGATCATGGAGATCGCTGGTTACCGGCTGATCTTCTTCTGTCCCGATGTGGATAACCAGCGTGGACGTCACGATTACAATCTGGCGCCGTCCGAACTGGAATGGCTGTCCGGTGCGTTGCAATCGCCATTACCGAGCATCGTTTTTTCGCATGTGCCGCTGCTGGCCGGACCGTTATTCGGAAATTACTATTTCGAAGGCAAGCGCGGCCGTGCGGAGTTTCTCAATGCCGCCGAAGCCCGGATGATGCTGTCCAACAGCAACGCGATTTTGTCGCTGTCTGGCCATGTGCACTGGAATACCTGGCATAGTCTCGACGGTGTTCACTATGTGACGCTTCAATCGCTGACGGAAAGCTTCACCACTCATCCTTTGCCCGCAGGGGCAAACACCGTGCTGGAGATTGGCGAGGACATTTCAATCGATGTCGGAGGTCTTGACCGCATGCAACTGCGTCAGCGGCTTCGGAGGAGCGGACGTCAGTGGTTGAAGCGCTGA
- a CDS encoding sulfotransferase: MVEALTSAHAVILGCGRSGTSIFGELFESLPSYRGRYRFEPAFDDLRTIDFKAGPVAIKVPKRSSGERMTPGLPFLLEDLLAIVPEPRVIFWQVRHPLDAICSLRPGITADWSHNPKPPDWMEWQKRPVIMQCARHWQHINETGYRAVRDIAAVMHYEDLVCDPHYFARQVCDKAGIDMIDHAEGIEAWAARVGNAKSPDSYEAKRQTHWSRQDHTTRVERWRENMSPEDVEMVRPVVETAARLHGYDLPERVSA; encoded by the coding sequence GTGGTTGAAGCGCTGACGAGTGCCCATGCCGTCATTCTCGGCTGCGGCCGCAGCGGCACGTCGATTTTCGGCGAGTTGTTCGAGAGCCTGCCGTCATATCGAGGCCGCTATCGTTTCGAGCCGGCTTTCGATGACCTGCGAACGATCGATTTCAAGGCCGGCCCCGTCGCGATCAAAGTGCCCAAGCGGTCGTCCGGGGAGAGGATGACCCCGGGTTTGCCATTCCTCTTGGAGGATTTGCTGGCAATTGTGCCGGAGCCGCGTGTCATCTTTTGGCAGGTCCGCCATCCGCTGGATGCCATCTGCTCGCTTCGGCCAGGCATTACGGCCGACTGGTCGCATAACCCGAAACCGCCGGACTGGATGGAGTGGCAGAAGCGTCCCGTCATTATGCAATGCGCGCGACACTGGCAGCATATCAATGAGACCGGCTATCGTGCAGTCAGGGATATTGCAGCAGTGATGCATTACGAAGATCTGGTCTGCGATCCGCATTATTTCGCAAGGCAGGTTTGCGACAAGGCGGGCATCGATATGATCGATCATGCGGAGGGCATTGAGGCCTGGGCCGCGCGTGTCGGCAATGCCAAGTCGCCGGACAGCTATGAAGCCAAGCGTCAGACGCATTGGTCGCGGCAGGATCATACGACGCGCGTCGAACGCTGGCGGGAAAACATGTCGCCGGAGGATGTCGAGATGGTGCGTCCGGTCGTCGAGACGGCGGCAAGGCTTCACGGCTATGACTTGCCGGAGCGGGTTTCAGCATAG
- a CDS encoding glycoside hydrolase family 108 protein, translating to MVASNYEASLVRVLKHEGGYSNHPSDPGGATNYGITIASYARFKGRAVTAAEVRAMPLSDAKAIYKTSYWNVLRCDELPAGLDYAVFDYGVNSGPSRATKVLQRLLGLAASGAMTDEVIANVRTANLPTLVAKLCDERLAFLKSLKTWPVFGVGWGRRVSDVRRDALAMAKSEAVTPAASSAVSGKGHVPAPTSVRTTTTAATVAAGAGAALATHDVGAPASVVLAVVAMSAVLAVAGWIGWTIWHKRKQDAAAPPVIGANVITSFRLKLKGWRTVIFGGALTVAGASLDILNALQLVDITPLLPPEHALKIIAIIGVATVALRVMTTGRIGQRDC from the coding sequence ATGGTTGCATCGAATTATGAAGCCTCGCTCGTCCGCGTGCTGAAGCATGAGGGCGGCTATTCCAATCATCCGTCCGATCCGGGCGGCGCCACCAATTATGGCATCACCATCGCCAGTTATGCGCGCTTCAAGGGGCGCGCGGTGACGGCCGCCGAAGTGCGAGCGATGCCGTTATCGGATGCAAAGGCGATCTACAAAACGAGTTACTGGAACGTCTTGCGCTGCGATGAATTGCCGGCGGGTCTCGATTACGCCGTGTTCGACTATGGTGTTAACTCCGGCCCGAGCCGCGCGACCAAGGTGCTGCAACGTCTGCTGGGACTTGCTGCGAGCGGAGCGATGACCGATGAGGTCATTGCCAACGTCCGTACGGCCAACCTGCCCACTCTGGTTGCAAAGTTGTGCGATGAGCGTCTTGCTTTCCTGAAATCGCTGAAGACCTGGCCCGTGTTCGGCGTCGGGTGGGGACGCCGCGTCTCCGATGTGCGGCGTGACGCCTTGGCGATGGCGAAGAGTGAGGCGGTTACGCCGGCTGCATCGTCAGCGGTAAGCGGCAAAGGACATGTTCCAGCACCGACATCCGTACGCACGACGACGACGGCGGCGACGGTCGCCGCCGGAGCAGGCGCCGCACTGGCAACTCACGATGTGGGTGCACCGGCGTCGGTTGTTCTGGCAGTCGTTGCCATGAGTGCCGTGCTTGCTGTTGCCGGCTGGATCGGCTGGACCATCTGGCACAAGCGCAAGCAGGATGCCGCCGCGCCGCCTGTCATCGGCGCCAACGTCATAACCTCGTTCCGTCTTAAGCTAAAAGGATGGCGCACCGTTATCTTCGGTGGCGCGCTCACCGTGGCGGGAGCGTCTCTCGACATTCTCAATGCGCTGCAACTGGTCGACATCACGCCGCTGCTGCCGCCGGAGCACGCGCTGAAAATCATCGCCATCATTGGTGTCGCTACAGTGGCGTTGCGCGTGATGACGACAGGCCGGATCGGGCAGAGGGATTGCTGA
- a CDS encoding nitroreductase, whose protein sequence is MNVRDAVASRYSCRAFLPTPIPESTIREIIELAVRAPSAGNMQPWRIDVIAGKKVEALKDLLRPRMGELPRGEGTEYTIYPPEMNATFRKRRFDVGERLYKSIDVPREDKPARYRQYARNFEFFGAPVGIFFSIDRTLGVAQYSDMGGLIQTVMLLARDYGLHACAQQAWASWPQAVSAFLDLPEHMMLFSGMALGYADETAPINSWRAPRAPVEEYASFSGFDG, encoded by the coding sequence ATGAATGTCCGCGATGCCGTTGCTTCCCGCTATTCCTGCCGCGCCTTCCTTCCCACACCGATCCCTGAAAGCACGATCCGCGAGATCATCGAACTCGCCGTGCGTGCGCCGTCGGCCGGCAACATGCAGCCATGGCGGATCGATGTGATCGCCGGCAAGAAGGTCGAGGCGCTGAAGGATCTCTTGCGTCCGCGCATGGGCGAATTGCCGCGCGGCGAGGGCACCGAGTACACGATTTACCCGCCGGAAATGAATGCGACCTTCCGCAAACGGCGTTTCGATGTTGGCGAACGTCTATACAAGTCGATCGATGTGCCGCGCGAGGACAAGCCTGCGCGTTACCGGCAGTATGCCCGCAACTTCGAATTCTTCGGCGCGCCGGTCGGCATTTTCTTTTCGATCGATCGGACGCTCGGTGTCGCGCAATATTCCGACATGGGCGGCCTGATCCAGACGGTGATGCTGCTGGCGCGCGATTACGGTCTGCATGCTTGTGCGCAGCAGGCCTGGGCTTCATGGCCGCAGGCCGTGTCGGCCTTCCTCGATTTGCCCGAGCACATGATGCTCTTTTCCGGTATGGCGCTGGGCTACGCGGACGAAACGGCTCCAATCAATTCCTGGCGAGCGCCGCGCGCGCCCGTGGAGGAATATGCGAGCTTTTCGGGGTTTGACGGATAG
- a CDS encoding PepSY domain-containing protein produces MSIRFLILAAAMLTAVLGASASQAAELKAVGKLADGQCLSPAQRRHVSASGKVVPLGKAIRAAKARRSEVVDAKLCKGSKGLVYLLTLLAHDGKVTRATVDAASGTLAEGG; encoded by the coding sequence ATGTCCATCCGCTTCCTTATCCTTGCTGCGGCGATGCTGACCGCCGTCCTTGGCGCATCCGCATCGCAGGCGGCTGAACTGAAGGCCGTCGGCAAGCTGGCCGATGGGCAATGCCTCTCGCCGGCGCAGCGGCGCCACGTCTCCGCGAGCGGCAAGGTGGTTCCCCTGGGCAAGGCCATCCGCGCCGCCAAGGCCCGCCGTAGCGAGGTGGTCGATGCCAAGCTCTGCAAGGGGTCGAAAGGTCTCGTCTACCTGCTGACTCTGCTCGCGCATGATGGCAAAGTCACCCGTGCGACCGTCGATGCCGCGAGTGGAACTCTCGCGGAAGGCGGCTGA
- a CDS encoding response regulator transcription factor, with the protein MRLLVIEDDPDLNRQLATALTEAGYVVDRAFDGEEGHYLGETEPYDAIILDIGLPKMDGISVLESWRRAGRATPVLMLTARDRWSDKVQGFDAGADDYVPKPFHMEEVLARVRALLRRSVGHAKSEFNCGPVRLDTRTGRVAVDGSPVRLTSHEYRLLSYLMHHTGRVVSRTELVEHLYDQDFDRDSNTIEVFVGRIRKKLGVDVIQTVRGLGYLLTPPDAR; encoded by the coding sequence TTGCGTCTCCTCGTGATCGAGGACGATCCCGACCTCAACAGACAATTGGCAACCGCGCTGACGGAAGCCGGTTACGTGGTGGACCGCGCGTTTGATGGCGAAGAGGGGCATTATCTCGGTGAAACCGAGCCCTACGACGCCATTATCCTCGATATCGGTCTTCCCAAGATGGATGGTATCTCGGTGCTGGAATCCTGGCGTCGGGCCGGCCGTGCAACGCCGGTGCTGATGCTGACCGCGCGCGACCGCTGGAGCGACAAGGTCCAGGGCTTCGACGCCGGGGCCGACGATTACGTGCCCAAGCCCTTCCATATGGAGGAGGTGCTGGCGCGTGTCCGCGCGCTGCTGCGCCGCTCGGTCGGACACGCCAAGAGCGAATTCAATTGCGGGCCGGTGCGGCTGGATACGCGGACCGGGCGGGTGGCGGTCGATGGCAGCCCCGTGCGGCTGACCAGTCACGAATACCGGCTGCTCTCCTATCTCATGCATCATACCGGGCGTGTCGTGTCGCGGACCGAACTGGTCGAGCATCTTTACGATCAGGACTTCGACCGCGACTCCAACACCATCGAGGTTTTTGTCGGCCGTATTCGCAAGAAGCTCGGCGTCGATGTCATTCAGACCGTTCGCGGGCTCGGTTATCTGCTGACGCCGCCCGATGCGCGCTAG